The Papaver somniferum cultivar HN1 chromosome 3, ASM357369v1, whole genome shotgun sequence genome includes a region encoding these proteins:
- the LOC113361743 gene encoding alpha-soluble NSF attachment protein-like isoform X2, which yields MDHDCHPLSPSAPTTSPLPPPSPDGFQRSALKYKEDQIAKGENSRKMLRKRSMDGLYLVLITKLLLDYMLKLLSVTKCQNHVIGKLYEVEQNIEKALINFERAADLFQNEKLSTFIANDCKQKVAHFSAQLEQYSREIAMNEDLAKQSLNKNLSKSSVKGYLLNAGLCQLFKADAAAVSNALEHYEELDPTFPGTHEYKFLAALESLD from the exons ATGGATCACGATTGTCACCCACTTTCTCCCTCAGCACCTACTACTTCCCCGCTTCCTCCTCCTTCTCCAGACGGCTTTCAGAGAAGTGCCCTTAAGTACAAGGAGGATCAGATAGCAAAAGGTGAAAACTCGAGAAAAATGCTCAGAAAAAGATCAATGGATGGTTTATATTTGGTTTTAATTACGAAGCTGCTGCTAGATTATATGCTGAAGCTGCTGAGTGTTACAAAATGTCAAAATCAT GTAATTGGCAAGTTATATGAGGTTGAGCAAAATATTGAGAAAGCTCTTATTAATTTTGAGCGGGCTGCTGATCTGTTTCAAAACGAGAAACTCTCCACATTTATTGCAAACGATTGCAAGCAGAAGGTTGCACACTTTTCTGCTCAACTGGAGCA GTATTCTAGGGAAATTGCGATGAATGAAGATTTAGCAAAACAGTCCCTCAACAAAAACCTCTCGAAGTCTAGTGTGAAAGGTTATCTTCTCAATGCTGGTCTTTGCCAACTCTTTAAAGCCGATGCTGCTGCTGTATCCAATGCACTAGAGCACTATGAG GAGTTGGACCCAACTTTTCCAGGAACACATGAATACAAGTTTTTGGCT GCCCTGGAGTCCCTTGATTGA
- the LOC113361743 gene encoding alpha-soluble NSF attachment protein-like isoform X3: MDHDCHPLSPSAPTTSPLPPPSPDGFQRSALKYKEDQIAKGENSRKMLRKRSMDGLYLVLITKLLLDYMLKLLSVTKCQNHVIGKLYEVEQNIEKALINFERAADLFQNEKLSTFIANDCKQKVAHFSAQLEQYSREIAMNEDLAKQSLNKNLSKSSVKGYLLNAGLCQLFKADAAAVSNALEHYEELDPTFPGTHEYKFLAFICG; this comes from the exons ATGGATCACGATTGTCACCCACTTTCTCCCTCAGCACCTACTACTTCCCCGCTTCCTCCTCCTTCTCCAGACGGCTTTCAGAGAAGTGCCCTTAAGTACAAGGAGGATCAGATAGCAAAAGGTGAAAACTCGAGAAAAATGCTCAGAAAAAGATCAATGGATGGTTTATATTTGGTTTTAATTACGAAGCTGCTGCTAGATTATATGCTGAAGCTGCTGAGTGTTACAAAATGTCAAAATCAT GTAATTGGCAAGTTATATGAGGTTGAGCAAAATATTGAGAAAGCTCTTATTAATTTTGAGCGGGCTGCTGATCTGTTTCAAAACGAGAAACTCTCCACATTTATTGCAAACGATTGCAAGCAGAAGGTTGCACACTTTTCTGCTCAACTGGAGCA GTATTCTAGGGAAATTGCGATGAATGAAGATTTAGCAAAACAGTCCCTCAACAAAAACCTCTCGAAGTCTAGTGTGAAAGGTTATCTTCTCAATGCTGGTCTTTGCCAACTCTTTAAAGCCGATGCTGCTGCTGTATCCAATGCACTAGAGCACTATGAG GAGTTGGACCCAACTTTTCCAGGAACACATGAATACAAGTTTTTGGCT TTTATTTGTGGTTAG
- the LOC113361743 gene encoding alpha-soluble NSF attachment protein-like isoform X1, with amino-acid sequence MDHDCHPLSPSAPTTSPLPPPSPDGFQRSALKYKEDQIAKGENSRKMLRKRSMDGLYLVLITKLLLDYMLKLLSVTKCQNHVIGKLYEVEQNIEKALINFERAADLFQNEKLSTFIANDCKQKVAHFSAQLEQYSREIAMNEDLAKQSLNKNLSKSSVKGYLLNAGLCQLFKADAAAVSNALEHYEELDPTFPGTHEYKFLATAFREMPLSSRRIR; translated from the exons ATGGATCACGATTGTCACCCACTTTCTCCCTCAGCACCTACTACTTCCCCGCTTCCTCCTCCTTCTCCAGACGGCTTTCAGAGAAGTGCCCTTAAGTACAAGGAGGATCAGATAGCAAAAGGTGAAAACTCGAGAAAAATGCTCAGAAAAAGATCAATGGATGGTTTATATTTGGTTTTAATTACGAAGCTGCTGCTAGATTATATGCTGAAGCTGCTGAGTGTTACAAAATGTCAAAATCAT GTAATTGGCAAGTTATATGAGGTTGAGCAAAATATTGAGAAAGCTCTTATTAATTTTGAGCGGGCTGCTGATCTGTTTCAAAACGAGAAACTCTCCACATTTATTGCAAACGATTGCAAGCAGAAGGTTGCACACTTTTCTGCTCAACTGGAGCA GTATTCTAGGGAAATTGCGATGAATGAAGATTTAGCAAAACAGTCCCTCAACAAAAACCTCTCGAAGTCTAGTGTGAAAGGTTATCTTCTCAATGCTGGTCTTTGCCAACTCTTTAAAGCCGATGCTGCTGCTGTATCCAATGCACTAGAGCACTATGAG GAGTTGGACCCAACTTTTCCAGGAACACATGAATACAAGTTTTTGGCT
- the LOC113361743 gene encoding alpha-soluble NSF attachment protein-like isoform X4, with protein MSKSLNLYMETGSFPSTAKYCQVIGKLYEVEQNIEKALINFERAADLFQNEKLSTFIANDCKQKVAHFSAQLEQYSREIAMNEDLAKQSLNKNLSKSSVKGYLLNAGLCQLFKADAAAVSNALEHYEELDPTFPGTHEYKFLATAFREMPLSSRRIR; from the exons ATGTCAAAATCAT TAAATCTGTATATGGAAACTGGCAGCTTTCCATCGACTGCTAAATATTGCCAG GTAATTGGCAAGTTATATGAGGTTGAGCAAAATATTGAGAAAGCTCTTATTAATTTTGAGCGGGCTGCTGATCTGTTTCAAAACGAGAAACTCTCCACATTTATTGCAAACGATTGCAAGCAGAAGGTTGCACACTTTTCTGCTCAACTGGAGCA GTATTCTAGGGAAATTGCGATGAATGAAGATTTAGCAAAACAGTCCCTCAACAAAAACCTCTCGAAGTCTAGTGTGAAAGGTTATCTTCTCAATGCTGGTCTTTGCCAACTCTTTAAAGCCGATGCTGCTGCTGTATCCAATGCACTAGAGCACTATGAG GAGTTGGACCCAACTTTTCCAGGAACACATGAATACAAGTTTTTGGCT